The following coding sequences lie in one Miscanthus floridulus cultivar M001 chromosome 9, ASM1932011v1, whole genome shotgun sequence genomic window:
- the LOC136480896 gene encoding dof zinc finger protein DOF2.4-like, translated as MDNAPASVNTECPSLKTGFLVVSVAVFLVSTSWNSNQKLQQATTTSNINIPSASAVVAGEGNLLQYRQAMAAEALSEGGGSRDGSASAAQANAQPRSMSERSKLLRIPKPEPGLKCPRCDSTSTKFCYFNNYSFAQPRHFCRNCHCYWTRGGALRDIPVGAPYRRRRAKGSKPSAAATANLLVDSALWEGCIGVEDGGGNAIAVFADA; from the exons ATGGACAACGCCCCCGCCTCTGTAAATACAGAATGCCCTTCTCTAAAAACTGGTTTTCTTGTGGTGTCGGTTGCAG TCTTCCTAGTTTCCACAAGCTGGAATAGCAACCAGAAG CTGCAGCAGGCAACTACTACTAGTAACATTAATATTCCTTCTGCATCAGCTGTTGTTGCTGGTGAAGGCAATCTTCTCCAGTATAGACAAGCCATGGCCGCAGAAGCGCTTTCCGAAGGAGGTGGAAGCCGTGATGGCAGCGCCTCAGCAGCGCAAGCCAACGCCCAACCGAGGTCCATGTCTGAGCGCTCCAAGCTGCTGAGGATCCCAAAGCCAGAGCCAGGGCTCAAGTGCCCGCGCTGTGACTCCACCAGCACCAAGTTTTGCTACTTCAACAACTACTCCTTCGCGCAACCGCGCCACTTCTGCCGTAACTGCCATTGCTACTGGACGCGCGGCGGCGCCCTCCGCGACATCCCCGTCGGCGCACCGTACAGACGCCGCCGAGCCAAGGGCAGCAAGCCCAGTGCTGCAGCCACTGCTAATCTGTTGGTGGACTCGGCCCTGTGGGAGGGCTGTATCGGAGTCGAAGATGGAGGGGGGAACGCTATCGCAGTCTTCGCAGATGCCTAG
- the LOC136480897 gene encoding uncharacterized protein produces MDPSKILVWNVRGLNSSARQDSVRMLVQSIRADIVCLQETKMEGISQWFVLSTLGPDFYHFVFIPSVGASGGILVAWKQALGTARNFWVDNHCVSVQFLPTDSEPWWLTCVYGPQGNEEKINFLQELRFIRTHCHGPWMVAGDFNLIYKEEDKNNANLNRAMMGRFHRALDDLALKELPLIGHKFTWSGGGNSPTLSRLDKVFFSMEWENLFPSCLLQSTASMDSDHCPLIIGLNDMLPGKGRFLFASFWPKLEGFHEVVGQAWGSVEARAYPLETLSLKLKYLTRALQNWSQKCIGNIGAQLALSSMKRTIARVRSRINWLKDGDANTALFHAHVRHRKRKNFISQIIVDDQVLTSHGDKVASIYNFYDQLLGTSGQRDLTINLEELNLSQIDLTDLELPFSEDEVWNTIKHLPPDKAPGPDGYTGRFYKICWPVIKPDLMVAISAVQAWEF; encoded by the exons ATGGATCCTTCAAAGATTCTTGTTTGGAATGTACGGGGTCTGAATTCCTCAGCTCGTCAAGACTCTGTTCGAATGTTGGTCCAGTCCATTAGAGCTGACATAGTCTGCCTTCAAGAAACTAAGATGGAAGGCATATCTCAGTGGTTTGTTCTGTCTACTCTAGGTCCGGATTTCTATCATTTTGTATTCATACCATCAGTGGGTGCTAGTGGAGGGATACTTGTTGCATGGAAGCAAGCTCTTGGCACTGCTAGGAATTTTTGGGTGGACAATCATTGTGTTTCTGTCCAATTTCTACCCACTGACAGTGAACCATGGTGGCTCACCTGTGTGTATGGGCCACAAGGGAATGAGGAGAAGATCAATTTCTTACAGGAACTCCGCTTCATCCGCACTCACTGTCATGGCCCATGGATGGTAGCCGGGGATTTCAACCTCATCTATAAGGAGGAAGATAAGAACAATGCCAATCTCAACCGTGCTATGATGGGTCGTTTCCATCGGGCCCTGGATGACTTGGCTCTCAAGGAACTTCCCCTAATTGGGCACAAATTCACATGGAGTGGTGGCGGTAATTCGCCCACTCTCAGCAGGCTGGACAAGGTTTTCTTTTCCATGGAATGGGAAAATTTATTCCCAAGTTGTCTGTTGCAAAGTACAGCCTCCATGGACTCAGATCATTGCCCTCTAATTATAGGGCTGAATGACATGCTGCCTGGGAAGGGCAGATTCCTCTTTGCATCTTTTTGGCCTAAATTGGAGGGTTTCCATGAAGTGGTTGGTCAGGCCTGGGGTTCAGTTGAAGCAAGGGCTTATCCTCTGGAGACTCTGTCACTGAAGTTAAAATATCTTACCCGAGCTCTACAAAACTGGAGTCAGAAATGCATCGGAAACATTGGTGCTCAACTTG CTTTGAGTTCTATGAAGAGAACAATTGCTCGGGTCAGGTCAAGGATTAACTGGTTGAAAGATGGGGATGCTAATACAGCGTTGTTTCATGCTCATGTCCGTCATAGGAAGCGCAAAAATTTCATCTCACAAATAATAGTAGATGATCAGGTGCTGACTAGCCATGGGGATAAGGTTGCATCAATTTATAATTTCTATGATCAGTTGTTGGGCACAAGTGGCCAGCGGGATCTGACCATCAACCTTGAAGAGCTGAACTTAAGCCAAATTGATTTGACCGACCTGGAACTGCCTTTTTCGGAGGATGAGGTGTGGAACACCATCAAGCATTTGCCTCCAGATAAGGCCCCAGGTCCGGATGGATACACAGGGCGTTTCTACAAGATATGCTGGCCAGTTATCAAACCTGATTTAATGGTTGCTATATCAGCGGTGCAAGCGTGGGAATTTTAG